From one Streptococcus pneumoniae genomic stretch:
- a CDS encoding TlyA family RNA methyltransferase yields MAKERVDVLAYKQGLFDTREQAKRGVMAGLVVSVINGERYDKPGEKIDESTELKLKGEKLKYVSRGGLKLEKALQVFDLSVKGKTTLDIGASTGGFTDVMLQNGADLVYAVDVGTNQLAWKIRQDARVVSMEQFNFRYATPSDFKQLPQFASIDVSFISLSLILPVLSSILVDEGEVVALIKPQFEAGREQIGKNGIIKDKAVHRMVLEKVTAFAVEAGFTVRALDFSPIQGGHGNVEFLAYLKKESPVENQVATVIDTIVEQAHKEFKDE; encoded by the coding sequence ATGGCTAAGGAAAGAGTAGATGTACTGGCCTACAAACAAGGCCTCTTTGATACACGTGAGCAGGCCAAACGCGGTGTTATGGCAGGTTTGGTTGTCTCTGTCATCAATGGCGAGCGCTATGACAAGCCGGGTGAAAAGATCGATGAAAGTACCGAATTAAAGTTAAAAGGCGAAAAGTTGAAATACGTTAGCCGTGGCGGTCTCAAATTAGAGAAAGCTCTTCAAGTATTTGACCTGTCAGTTAAGGGCAAAACGACGCTTGATATCGGTGCTTCAACAGGGGGCTTTACCGATGTCATGTTGCAAAATGGAGCTGATTTGGTCTATGCAGTTGACGTTGGCACCAATCAATTAGCCTGGAAAATTCGTCAAGACGCGCGGGTGGTCAGCATGGAGCAGTTCAATTTCCGCTATGCGACACCAAGTGATTTTAAGCAGCTACCTCAGTTTGCGAGCATCGATGTCAGCTTTATCTCGCTGAGCCTGATTTTGCCAGTTTTGTCAAGCATTTTGGTAGATGAAGGAGAAGTCGTTGCCTTGATTAAACCGCAATTTGAGGCAGGGCGTGAGCAGATTGGCAAAAACGGCATCATCAAGGACAAGGCTGTTCATCGGATGGTTTTGGAAAAAGTGACGGCTTTTGCGGTGGAAGCAGGTTTTACCGTCAGAGCGCTTGATTTTTCCCCCATTCAAGGTGGACACGGCAATGTGGAATTTTTGGCCTATTTGAAAAAAGAAAGTCCAGTTGAAAATCAAGTTGCAACAGTTATTGACACCATCGTAGAACAAGCGCATAAGGAATTTAAAGATGAATAA
- a CDS encoding Fur family transcriptional regulator codes for MKGHLNLDIHQEEDYQEVIQHLKEKGIRITETRKAVIAYLITSKEHPSAERIYQDLLPEFPSMSLATVYNNLKVLIEEGFVEEIKISNDKTTYFDFMGHEHLNIVCEVCGRIADFEDGEIPDLKREVEEQTGYQVTKTQVLMYGICPNCAEK; via the coding sequence ATGAAAGGTCATCTCAACTTAGATATACATCAAGAAGAAGACTATCAGGAAGTCATTCAGCACTTAAAAGAAAAAGGAATTCGGATTACAGAGACGAGAAAAGCAGTGATTGCCTACCTGATCACGAGTAAAGAACATCCCAGTGCGGAGCGCATCTACCAAGATTTACTGCCTGAATTTCCAAGTATGAGCTTAGCAACGGTCTATAACAATCTGAAAGTTTTGATTGAGGAAGGATTTGTCGAAGAAATCAAAATCAGCAATGATAAGACGACTTATTTTGATTTTATGGGGCACGAACATCTCAATATTGTCTGTGAAGTGTGCGGACGGATTGCGGATTTTGAAGATGGAGAAATTCCTGATTTGAAACGAGAAGTCGAAGAGCAGACAGGCTATCAGGTGACCAAGACCCAGGTTCTGATGTATGGAATCTGCCCTAATTGTGCAGAGAAATAA
- a CDS encoding arginine repressor: protein MNKKERLEKIRKFVTDFEIGTQEEIVEHLKASGIKATQATVSRDIKELGIVKIPLKDNTYIYELPKSVSSRMKLAENNILSSECMDAMINLNLVPGSTAFVKNQIVEAFSEEIFSIVSDDDTILIILRQKDEAQRVLDTIKNW, encoded by the coding sequence ATGAATAAAAAAGAACGCTTAGAGAAAATTAGAAAATTTGTAACAGATTTTGAAATCGGCACTCAAGAAGAGATTGTCGAGCATTTAAAGGCCTCTGGAATTAAAGCAACGCAGGCAACAGTGTCTCGGGATATCAAGGAATTAGGGATTGTCAAAATTCCTTTGAAGGACAACACCTATATCTATGAATTGCCGAAATCCGTGTCCAGTCGCATGAAGTTGGCAGAAAATAACATTTTATCGTCTGAATGTATGGATGCGATGATTAATCTCAATCTTGTACCAGGAAGCACAGCTTTTGTCAAAAATCAGATTGTCGAAGCCTTTTCAGAAGAGATTTTTAGCATTGTGTCAGATGATGATACAATTTTGATTATTCTTCGCCAGAAAGACGAGGCACAACGAGTCTTAGATACAATAAAAAATTGGTAG
- a CDS encoding metallophosphoesterase, producing MRYFVIGDIHGKAGMLETLLQHWNQEDQLIFLGDLIDRGENSRAVVERVRDLVEHSGAICLSGNHEYMFLAWLDDPEDRYDHYRRNGGDTTINSILERPLDAPVDGIRDAKRVMEEAGDLVDFIRQMPFHVETEHLIFVHAGLDLTLDNWQDTTDYKKVWIRAPFHEAENKTGKGIVFGHTPTTYLTGEPMESAKLWQTDDDKIGMDGGAVYGGVLHGLVFEDGHILEHYVVPNDGFQVTDD from the coding sequence ATGAGATATTTTGTAATTGGGGATATCCATGGAAAAGCAGGTATGCTTGAGACACTTCTTCAGCATTGGAATCAAGAAGACCAGCTGATTTTTCTAGGGGATTTGATTGACCGTGGGGAAAACAGCAGAGCAGTTGTAGAGCGAGTTAGAGATTTAGTAGAGCATAGTGGTGCTATCTGCCTTTCTGGCAATCACGAATACATGTTTCTCGCTTGGTTAGATGATCCTGAAGACCGATATGATCATTACAGACGTAATGGTGGCGATACGACCATTAACTCGATTTTGGAACGTCCTTTAGATGCTCCAGTAGATGGGATTCGTGATGCCAAGCGTGTGATGGAAGAAGCAGGTGACTTGGTTGACTTTATCCGTCAAATGCCCTTTCATGTGGAAACAGAGCACTTGATTTTTGTCCATGCAGGGCTTGATTTGACCTTAGATAATTGGCAAGATACGACGGATTATAAAAAGGTCTGGATTCGTGCTCCTTTTCATGAAGCAGAAAATAAAACAGGAAAAGGCATCGTCTTTGGGCATACACCGACCACCTATCTAACAGGGGAACCCATGGAAAGCGCAAAACTCTGGCAGACCGATGATGACAAGATTGGCATGGATGGTGGAGCTGTCTATGGCGGGGTTCTTCATGGATTGGTTTTTGAAGATGGACATATCCTTGAACACTATGTTGTGCCTAATGACGGCTTTCAAGTGACAGATGACTAG
- a CDS encoding AI-2E family transporter — protein MFHKSKLFFWTTEVLLLTIIFFIWREMNGLVSPFVTVINTILIPFLVAGFLYYITDPLVRYLEKECKVKRGFGIIIALVLVFGSLTLAIIYLLPILVNQLTSLINSSQNIYTQLQAWVIDLSDNPAFKNLNIQSTLQKLNLSYVDILQNILNGVTNSLGSVVSAVVNTVLILVMTPIFLVYFLMDGHKLLPMLERTVLKRDKLNIAGLLINLNGTIARYISGISIDALIIGMLAFIGYSIIGLKYALVFAIFSAITNLIPYVGPTIGLIPMVVTYLFTDPNKMIIAVIYMLIVQQIDGNVLYPRIVGGVMKVHPITIMVLLLLSSNIYGIVGMIVAIPTYSILKEIAKFLANLYENHKESQLQKQQEEHTLLQK, from the coding sequence ATGTTTCACAAAAGTAAGCTATTTTTTTGGACAACAGAAGTCCTATTATTAACGATTATCTTTTTTATCTGGCGGGAAATGAATGGGCTTGTTTCGCCTTTTGTCACCGTGATTAACACTATTTTGATTCCGTTTCTGGTAGCAGGCTTTCTCTACTATATCACCGACCCCTTGGTGCGCTACTTAGAAAAAGAATGCAAAGTGAAGCGAGGTTTTGGTATTATCATTGCCTTGGTGCTGGTCTTTGGTTCGCTTACCTTAGCGATCATTTATTTGCTTCCGATTTTGGTCAATCAGTTGACGAGCTTGATCAATTCCAGCCAAAACATTTATACCCAGTTGCAGGCGTGGGTTATTGATTTATCAGACAATCCAGCTTTTAAAAATCTAAATATCCAATCGACTCTACAAAAGCTAAATCTGTCTTATGTGGATATTTTGCAAAATATCTTAAATGGGGTGACCAATAGTCTTGGGAGTGTCGTCTCTGCCGTGGTTAACACAGTGCTTATTTTGGTCATGACTCCGATTTTCTTGGTTTATTTCTTGATGGATGGACATAAGCTTCTGCCTATGCTAGAGCGGACGGTGTTGAAACGCGATAAACTAAATATTGCAGGTCTTTTGATCAATCTTAATGGCACGATTGCACGTTACATTAGTGGAATTTCGATTGACGCCTTGATTATCGGAATGCTGGCCTTTATTGGTTATAGTATCATTGGCTTAAAATATGCCTTAGTATTTGCGATTTTCTCAGCTATTACCAATCTGATCCCTTATGTGGGACCAACCATTGGTCTGATTCCCATGGTGGTGACCTATTTGTTTACAGATCCAAATAAAATGATTATCGCTGTAATTTATATGCTGATTGTGCAGCAGATTGATGGCAATGTCCTCTACCCACGTATTGTTGGAGGAGTGATGAAAGTCCATCCTATTACCATTATGGTGCTGTTGCTCTTATCAAGTAATATCTATGGAATTGTTGGCATGATTGTGGCGATTCCCACCTATTCAATTTTGAAAGAGATTGCTAAATTTTTGGCAAATCTTTATGAGAATCACAAGGAAAGTCAGTTGCAAAAGCAACAAGAAGAGCATACCTTGTTACAAAAATAA
- a CDS encoding DegV family protein: MAKIKIVTDSSITIEPQLVEDLEITVAPLSVMVDGVVYSDADLAEGEFLRLMQASKNLPKTSQPPVGVFAEIFERLGEEADQIISIHMSHALSGTVEAARQGAILANSKVTVLDSSFTDQALKFQVVEAARLAKEGASLEAILERIEEVREKTELYIGVSTLENLVKGGRIGRVTGLLSSLLNIRVVMQMKNHELQPMIKGRGVKTFKKWLVDFEESLAGKTVAEIGISYAGSPEFAAEMKQSLQSYVEKEISVLETGSIIQTHTGENAWAVLVYYK, encoded by the coding sequence ATGGCAAAGATTAAAATTGTAACGGATTCATCCATCACCATTGAACCGCAACTTGTAGAAGACTTAGAGATTACAGTCGCTCCATTGTCTGTTATGGTGGATGGTGTTGTGTATTCGGATGCAGACCTAGCAGAAGGTGAGTTTCTTCGCTTGATGCAAGCAAGTAAAAACCTGCCCAAAACGAGCCAACCGCCTGTTGGTGTTTTTGCAGAGATTTTTGAAAGGCTAGGAGAAGAGGCAGATCAGATTATCTCCATCCATATGTCGCATGCCCTCTCAGGAACGGTTGAAGCAGCTCGTCAAGGAGCTATTTTAGCCAACAGCAAGGTGACGGTCCTAGATAGTTCCTTTACTGATCAGGCTCTGAAGTTTCAAGTGGTTGAGGCAGCTAGACTTGCGAAAGAAGGCGCTTCTTTAGAAGCTATTTTAGAGCGAATCGAAGAAGTACGTGAGAAAACAGAACTCTACATCGGAGTATCGACTCTTGAAAATCTAGTTAAAGGCGGCAGAATTGGGCGCGTGACAGGTCTTCTTAGCTCTCTTTTAAACATTCGTGTCGTTATGCAGATGAAAAATCACGAATTGCAGCCGATGATCAAAGGACGCGGAGTTAAGACCTTTAAGAAATGGCTAGTAGATTTTGAAGAATCCTTGGCAGGAAAAACTGTCGCAGAAATTGGGATTTCCTATGCAGGCAGTCCAGAATTTGCAGCAGAGATGAAGCAGAGCTTACAATCCTATGTTGAAAAAGAGATTTCAGTTTTAGAAACAGGATCAATTATTCAGACCCACACAGGTGAAAATGCTTGGGCTGTTTTAGTCTATTATAAGTAA
- a CDS encoding phosphoglycerate mutase, translating into MVKLVFARHGESEWNKANLFTGWADVDLSEKGTQQAIDAGKLIKEAGIEFDQAYTSVLKRAIKTTNLALEAADQLWVPVEKSWRLNERHYGGLTGKNKAEAAEQFGDEQVHIWRRSYDVLPPDMAKDDEHSAHTDRRYAHLDDSVIPDAENLKVTLERALPFWEDKIAPTLKDGKNVFVGAHGNSIRALVKHIKGLSDDEIMDVEIPNFPPLVFEFDEKLNVVAEYYLGE; encoded by the coding sequence ATGGTAAAATTAGTCTTTGCTCGCCACGGTGAGTCTGAATGGAACAAAGCTAACCTTTTCACAGGTTGGGCAGATGTTGACTTGTCTGAAAAAGGGACACAACAAGCAATCGATGCTGGTAAATTGATCAAAGAAGCTGGTATCGAGTTTGACCAAGCTTACACTTCAGTCTTAAAACGTGCGATTAAAACAACAAACCTTGCTCTTGAAGCAGCAGATCAATTGTGGGTTCCAGTTGAAAAATCTTGGCGTTTGAACGAACGTCACTACGGTGGTTTGACTGGTAAAAACAAAGCAGAAGCAGCTGAGCAATTCGGTGATGAGCAAGTACACATCTGGCGTCGTTCTTACGATGTATTGCCTCCAGATATGGCAAAAGATGATGAGCATTCAGCACACACAGACCGTCGCTATGCTCACCTTGATGATTCAGTGATTCCAGATGCTGAAAACTTGAAAGTGACGCTTGAGCGTGCTCTTCCATTCTGGGAAGATAAAATTGCTCCAACTTTGAAAGATGGTAAAAATGTCTTTGTAGGAGCACACGGTAACTCAATCCGTGCTCTTGTAAAACACATCAAAGGTTTGTCAGATGATGAAATCATGGATGTGGAAATTCCAAACTTCCCACCACTTGTCTTTGAATTTGACGAAAAATTGAACGTTGTAGCAGAATACTACTTGGGTGAATAA
- a CDS encoding exodeoxyribonuclease VII small subunit — MSKQKKFEENLADLEQIVQRLESGDVALEDAIAEFQKGMKLSKELQETLNQAEKTLVKVMQADGTETDME, encoded by the coding sequence ATGTCAAAACAAAAGAAATTTGAGGAAAATTTAGCAGATTTGGAGCAGATTGTTCAGAGATTAGAAAGCGGTGATGTCGCATTGGAAGATGCGATTGCCGAGTTTCAAAAGGGCATGAAACTATCAAAAGAACTCCAAGAAACCCTAAATCAAGCAGAAAAAACCTTGGTTAAGGTTATGCAAGCAGACGGAACAGAGACGGACATGGAATGA
- a CDS encoding HU family DNA-binding protein: MANKQDLIAKVAEATELTKKDSAAAVDAVFAAVADYLAAGEKVQLIGFGNFEVRERAARKGRNPQTGKEITIAASKVPAFKAGKALKDAVK; the protein is encoded by the coding sequence ATGGCTAACAAACAAGATTTGATTGCAAAAGTAGCAGAGGCTACTGAATTGACAAAGAAAGATTCAGCAGCAGCAGTTGATGCTGTATTTGCAGCAGTTGCAGATTACCTTGCAGCTGGTGAAAAAGTACAATTGATCGGTTTTGGTAACTTTGAAGTTCGTGAGCGTGCAGCACGTAAAGGTCGCAACCCACAAACTGGTAAAGAAATCACAATCGCAGCTTCTAAAGTTCCAGCATTCAAAGCTGGTAAAGCTCTTAAAGACGCTGTAAAATAA
- a CDS encoding polyprenyl synthetase family protein, with amino-acid sequence MKQVERLNWIERVISDFYSDKSVAPHLIETILYSIRAGGKRLRPLLVLELLEGFGVTLTEAHVQVAAALEMIHTGSLIHDDLPAMDNDDYRRGQLTSHKKFGEDMAILAGDSLFLDSYALVAMAELPSQIRVELIAALSKAAGTFGMVGGQVLDMEGEKRSLNLSELQTIHAHKTGKLLAYPFVAAGVIVEAESPIKTILQETGEWLGLAFQVRDDILDVTASFEELGKTPNKDLVADKSTYPALLGLEEAKAYLAMSLGKVEEGLTALEEQSAFQADKIREIVESLRLHG; translated from the coding sequence ATGAAGCAAGTAGAGCGATTGAATTGGATTGAGAGAGTCATCTCGGACTTTTATAGTGATAAATCTGTGGCACCTCATTTGATTGAGACTATTCTTTACTCCATTCGAGCAGGGGGCAAGCGCCTGCGTCCGCTCCTTGTTTTGGAGCTATTAGAGGGCTTTGGCGTGACGCTTACAGAAGCCCATGTTCAGGTGGCGGCTGCCCTTGAGATGATTCACACAGGGAGTCTAATCCACGATGATTTACCTGCTATGGATAACGACGATTATCGCCGTGGTCAACTGACTAGCCACAAGAAATTTGGCGAAGACATGGCCATTTTGGCGGGCGATAGCCTATTTCTTGATTCTTATGCCTTGGTGGCAATGGCAGAGCTTCCTAGCCAGATTCGTGTGGAATTGATCGCTGCTCTGTCTAAGGCGGCTGGGACTTTTGGCATGGTGGGCGGACAAGTGCTTGATATGGAAGGGGAAAAACGCAGTTTGAATCTTTCAGAATTGCAGACCATCCATGCCCATAAAACAGGAAAACTCCTCGCCTATCCTTTTGTTGCAGCAGGCGTGATTGTTGAAGCAGAAAGTCCTATTAAGACTATCTTGCAAGAGACGGGTGAGTGGCTCGGTTTGGCCTTTCAGGTGCGGGATGATATTTTAGATGTAACAGCTAGTTTTGAGGAATTGGGCAAAACACCAAATAAAGACCTTGTGGCAGACAAGTCCACCTATCCTGCCCTGCTTGGCTTAGAGGAAGCCAAAGCTTATTTAGCGATGAGTTTAGGTAAGGTAGAAGAGGGACTTACGGCATTGGAAGAACAATCCGCCTTTCAGGCAGACAAGATTCGAGAAATAGTAGAAAGTTTACGATTACATGGCTAA
- the xseA gene encoding exodeoxyribonuclease VII large subunit, which yields MPDYLSVSSLTKYLKLKFDRDPYLERVYLTGQVSNFRKRPSHQYFSLKDEKAVIQATIWAGVYKSLGFELEEGMKVNVIGRIQLYEPSGSYSIIIEKAEPDGIGALAIQFEQLKKKLGDEGLFQDKFKQPLPQFAQKIGVVTSSSGAVIRDIITTVSRRFPGREVVLYPTKVQGDGAATEIAQNIRRANEREDLDVLIVGRGGGSIEDLWAFNEEEVVRAIFESRIPIISSVGHETDITLADFVADRRAATPTAAAELATPVTKLDVLAHLKQQENRMSKAVGNRLVYHRERLEKLAHSVIFRQPERLYDAYLQKLDQLQLRMKQAISEYRNEGQKRSQILEQRLLACSPVQKIALYQEKLAQQKRLLRSSTAVIYDHKVAEVKRLANILLMLDTSRIVARGYAIVEQNGHVIDSVQKVQAEENMTIQLRDGQLEVEVKDVKTKEI from the coding sequence ATGCCAGATTATTTGTCGGTATCATCGTTGACCAAGTATTTGAAGTTGAAGTTTGACCGAGATCCGTATTTGGAGCGGGTTTATCTGACAGGCCAAGTGTCCAATTTTCGTAAGCGTCCGAGTCATCAGTATTTTTCGCTCAAGGACGAAAAGGCGGTGATTCAGGCGACGATTTGGGCTGGTGTTTATAAGTCTTTGGGCTTTGAATTGGAAGAGGGGATGAAGGTCAATGTCATCGGACGAATCCAGCTCTATGAGCCTAGTGGTAGCTACTCCATTATCATTGAAAAGGCTGAGCCAGACGGGATTGGTGCTTTAGCCATCCAGTTTGAACAATTGAAAAAGAAATTGGGTGACGAGGGTCTTTTTCAGGATAAATTTAAACAGCCCTTGCCGCAATTTGCACAGAAAATTGGTGTGGTGACCAGTTCTAGTGGTGCAGTTATTCGTGACATCATCACAACGGTTAGCAGGCGTTTTCCGGGTCGAGAAGTCGTACTTTATCCGACCAAGGTGCAGGGAGATGGTGCGGCTACTGAAATTGCGCAAAATATTCGCAGGGCTAATGAGCGAGAGGACCTGGATGTACTGATTGTTGGGCGTGGGGGTGGCTCTATTGAGGACTTATGGGCTTTTAATGAAGAAGAAGTGGTGCGAGCGATTTTTGAATCACGGATTCCGATTATTTCTAGTGTCGGACATGAAACGGATATAACGCTAGCAGATTTTGTGGCAGACAGACGGGCAGCAACGCCGACAGCAGCGGCAGAATTAGCAACACCTGTGACCAAACTAGATGTGCTGGCTCATCTTAAACAACAGGAAAATCGAATGAGTAAAGCTGTGGGAAATCGTCTGGTTTATCACCGTGAACGCTTGGAAAAATTAGCTCATTCGGTGATTTTTAGACAGCCAGAACGGCTCTACGATGCCTATTTACAAAAATTAGATCAATTACAGTTGCGGATGAAACAAGCCATTTCCGAATATAGAAATGAAGGGCAAAAACGCAGTCAGATTTTGGAGCAACGCTTGCTCGCTTGTTCGCCAGTCCAGAAAATTGCCCTCTATCAGGAAAAATTAGCCCAGCAAAAACGCTTGTTGCGCAGTAGTACTGCCGTGATTTACGACCATAAGGTGGCAGAAGTCAAGCGCTTAGCAAATATCCTCTTGATGCTTGACACCAGCCGTATTGTGGCGCGGGGATATGCGATTGTGGAGCAAAATGGGCATGTAATTGATAGTGTTCAAAAGGTTCAAGCAGAAGAAAATATGACCATTCAGTTACGAGACGGTCAGCTAGAAGTTGAGGTAAAAGATGTCAAAACAAAAGAAATTTGA
- the recN gene encoding DNA repair protein RecN has protein sequence MLLEISIKNFAIIEEISLNFEQGMTVLTGETGAGKSIIIDAMNMMLGSRATTDVIRHGMPKAEIEGLFSIEQSRSLRELLEEQGLEVSDELIIRREILQNGRSISRINGQLVNLSVLKAVGQHLVDIHGQHDQEELMRPQHHIAMLDEFGDDAFFQLKADYKAAFEAYKTLRKQVLSIQKNQEENKARIEMLEYQMAEIEAADLKAGEDKDLHQERERLLNHKQIADTLTNAYAMLDNDDFSSLGNVRSAMHDLESIEEFDPSYKELASSLSETYYVLEDVTKRLEGIIDELDFDGNRLMQVESRLDLIYSITRKYGGAVDDVLDYLEQITKQYQLLTGSDISSENLETELKKREKDLVGLAGELSNARHHLAAGLEQEIKQELKDLYMEKADFQVRFSKAKFGREGNEQVEFYISTNPGEDFKPLVKVASGGELSRLMLAIKSAFSRKEGKTSIVFDEVDTGVSGRVAQAIAQKIYKIGGHGQVLAISHLPQVIAIADYQFFIEKISDDHSTVSRVRLLTLEERIEEVAKMLAGENVTEAALTQAKELLKKD, from the coding sequence ATGTTACTTGAAATTTCCATTAAAAATTTTGCCATTATTGAGGAAATTTCCCTTAATTTTGAGCAAGGAATGACCGTTCTGACCGGGGAAACTGGGGCAGGAAAATCCATTATTATTGATGCCATGAATATGATGCTAGGAAGCAGAGCGACCACAGACGTCATTCGCCATGGTATGCCCAAGGCTGAGATTGAGGGCTTGTTTTCGATTGAGCAAAGCAGGAGTCTGCGTGAACTCTTGGAAGAACAGGGCTTAGAGGTCTCAGATGAGCTGATTATTCGTCGTGAGATTTTGCAAAATGGACGCAGTATCAGCCGGATCAATGGGCAGTTGGTCAATTTGTCAGTCTTAAAAGCCGTTGGTCAGCATTTGGTAGATATTCATGGTCAGCATGATCAGGAAGAATTGATGCGACCTCAGCACCATATTGCCATGCTAGACGAGTTTGGAGATGATGCGTTTTTCCAATTAAAAGCGGATTATAAGGCTGCCTTTGAAGCTTATAAAACTTTGCGCAAACAAGTCTTGAGCATTCAAAAAAATCAAGAAGAAAACAAGGCTCGAATTGAGATGCTGGAATATCAGATGGCGGAGATTGAAGCTGCGGATTTGAAAGCGGGCGAGGATAAGGACTTGCATCAAGAGCGCGAGCGCCTGCTTAATCACAAGCAGATTGCAGATACACTGACAAATGCTTATGCCATGCTGGATAATGACGATTTCTCTAGTCTAGGAAATGTCCGCTCAGCCATGCATGATTTGGAGTCGATTGAAGAGTTTGATCCGAGCTATAAGGAACTAGCTAGCAGTCTTTCTGAGACCTACTATGTCTTAGAGGATGTAACCAAGCGCCTTGAGGGGATTATTGATGAGCTTGACTTTGACGGGAATCGCCTCATGCAGGTGGAAAGTCGTCTTGACTTGATTTACAGTATCACCCGCAAATACGGTGGCGCTGTCGATGATGTTTTAGACTACTTGGAGCAAATCACTAAGCAATACCAACTCTTGACAGGCTCAGATATTTCTTCTGAAAATCTTGAAACAGAGTTAAAAAAACGTGAAAAAGACTTGGTTGGCTTAGCAGGTGAATTATCCAATGCGCGCCATCACTTAGCAGCAGGCTTGGAGCAAGAAATTAAGCAAGAGCTAAAAGACTTGTATATGGAAAAAGCGGATTTTCAGGTGCGCTTTAGCAAGGCCAAGTTTGGTCGTGAGGGCAATGAACAGGTAGAATTTTACATCTCCACCAACCCTGGTGAAGACTTCAAGCCCCTTGTCAAAGTGGCAAGTGGAGGAGAATTGTCGCGCTTGATGCTGGCTATTAAATCTGCTTTTTCTCGCAAGGAAGGCAAGACCAGTATCGTCTTTGATGAGGTGGATACCGGTGTATCTGGTCGTGTGGCGCAGGCTATTGCCCAGAAGATTTATAAGATTGGTGGGCATGGACAAGTCTTAGCCATTTCTCATCTACCACAGGTCATTGCTATTGCGGATTATCAATTCTTTATTGAGAAGATCAGTGATGATCACTCAACAGTCTCTCGGGTTCGTCTCTTGACGCTTGAAGAGCGGATTGAGGAAGTGGCAAAGATGCTGGCAGGTGAAAATGTGACGGAAGCAGCGCTCACGCAGGCAAAAGAATTGCTCAAAAAAGATTAG